A section of the Pseudomonas sp. FP453 genome encodes:
- a CDS encoding DEAD/DEAH box helicase yields MSFASLGLSEALVRAIEAAGYTEPTPVQQRAIPAVLQGRDLMVAAQTGTGKTGGFALPILERLFPNGHPDKSQRHGPRQPRVLVLTPTRELAAQVHDSFKLYARDLKFVSACIFGGVGMNPQVQAMSRGVDVLVACPGRLLDLCGQGSVDLSHVEILVLDEADRMLDMGFVHDVKKVLARLPAKRQNLLFSATFSNDITALAGKLLHNPERIEVTPPNTTVERIEQRVFRLPASHKRALLAHLITAGAWEQVLVFTRTKHGANRLAEYLDKHGLTAVAIHGNKSQNARTKALADFKAGSVRILVATDIAARGLDIDQLPHVVNFELPNVDEDYVHRIGRTGRAGRSGEAISLVAPDEEKLLKSIERMTKQKIADGDLMGFDASAVEAEKPEVRERPDVRNPRNPRGPKGDGPNGGGGGGGRRDKGKDKGGKDKAPTNGRGERPAREQKPREGTPAREQRQPSQQPPRAAADRAPDEFLDDDVDNFGNRVDYVPQAKPAQGRGRRPGAPAQGAGAGAPRSGQPQGGRQNAPRNSSGGTTGTPPAKRSGPRSGAPRDGQARREDSRSNNRRPARDDQPRSSEPAVQNPRGGPAPKIIHKESKADRFPTPEQLDQLPGRPRGEKPALLTRNR; encoded by the coding sequence ATGTCCTTTGCTTCCCTCGGTCTCTCCGAGGCTTTAGTCCGCGCCATCGAGGCAGCGGGCTATACCGAGCCTACTCCGGTGCAACAGCGGGCCATTCCCGCCGTGTTGCAAGGTCGCGACCTGATGGTTGCGGCTCAGACAGGTACTGGTAAAACCGGCGGCTTCGCCCTCCCGATTCTGGAGCGGTTGTTTCCCAATGGTCACCCGGACAAATCCCAGCGTCACGGCCCGCGCCAACCGCGCGTACTGGTCCTGACCCCCACCCGCGAACTCGCCGCCCAGGTGCACGACAGCTTCAAGCTGTATGCCCGCGACTTGAAGTTCGTCAGTGCCTGCATCTTCGGCGGCGTCGGCATGAACCCACAGGTTCAGGCCATGTCCCGTGGCGTAGACGTACTGGTTGCCTGCCCGGGTCGTTTGCTCGACCTGTGCGGCCAAGGCAGCGTCGACCTGTCCCACGTGGAAATCCTCGTGCTGGACGAAGCCGACCGCATGCTCGACATGGGCTTTGTCCATGACGTGAAAAAGGTCCTCGCCCGCCTGCCGGCCAAACGCCAGAACCTGCTGTTCTCGGCCACGTTCTCCAACGACATCACCGCCCTGGCCGGCAAGCTGCTGCACAACCCGGAACGCATCGAAGTCACGCCGCCGAACACCACGGTCGAGCGGATCGAGCAACGCGTGTTCCGCCTGCCTGCCAGCCACAAGCGTGCGCTGCTGGCCCACCTGATCACCGCCGGCGCGTGGGAACAGGTGCTGGTCTTCACCCGTACCAAGCACGGCGCCAACCGCCTGGCCGAGTACCTGGACAAGCACGGCCTCACCGCCGTCGCCATCCACGGCAACAAGAGCCAGAACGCGCGCACCAAAGCCCTGGCCGACTTCAAGGCCGGCAGCGTGCGCATCCTGGTGGCCACCGATATCGCCGCCCGCGGCCTGGATATCGACCAACTGCCACACGTGGTCAACTTCGAGCTGCCAAACGTCGATGAAGACTACGTGCACCGTATCGGCCGTACCGGCCGTGCCGGTCGTTCGGGCGAGGCCATCTCGCTGGTTGCGCCGGACGAAGAAAAACTGCTGAAAAGCATCGAACGCATGACCAAGCAGAAAATCGCCGACGGCGACCTGATGGGCTTCGATGCCAGCGCCGTAGAGGCCGAAAAGCCAGAAGTGCGCGAGCGTCCGGACGTGCGTAACCCACGCAACCCACGCGGTCCGAAGGGCGATGGCCCGAACGGCGGCGGTGGTGGCGGTGGCCGTCGCGACAAGGGCAAGGACAAGGGCGGCAAGGACAAAGCGCCCACCAATGGCCGTGGCGAACGCCCAGCCCGCGAACAGAAGCCCCGTGAAGGCACCCCGGCCCGCGAACAGCGCCAGCCGAGCCAACAGCCACCACGCGCCGCCGCTGACCGCGCCCCGGACGAGTTCCTCGACGACGACGTGGACAACTTCGGCAACCGCGTGGACTACGTGCCCCAGGCCAAACCGGCCCAGGGCCGTGGCCGTCGTCCAGGTGCTCCGGCACAGGGCGCGGGCGCCGGTGCGCCACGTAGCGGCCAACCGCAGGGCGGTCGCCAGAACGCACCGCGCAACAGCAGCGGCGGCACCACCGGTACGCCACCGGCCAAGCGCAGCGGCCCACGCAGCGGTGCACCACGTGATGGCCAGGCCCGTCGCGAAGATTCGCGCAGCAACAACCGCCGCCCGGCCCGTGACGACCAGCCGCGTTCGTCCGAACCAGCGGTGCAGAACCCGCGCGGTGGCCCGGCACCAAAGATCATCCACAAGGAGTCGAAGGCTGATCGCTTCCCGACACCTGAGCAGTTGGATCAACTGCCAGGCCGCCCTCGTGGTGAGAAACCAGCGCTGCTGACTCGCAACCGCTGA
- a CDS encoding murein transglycosylase A: protein MNVTFTPWARRLAWALPMIALLAGCDAGKETAKEALKPEPAKPHAVATYVSAPWEALPAVSDSDLLAGFESWRSACQRLKADPIWGATCAAATGVPANASAVRGFLKEQLDVFGLRSADNTPNGLITGYYEPVYPGSLTQTAKAHVPVYGVPDDLIIVNLESIYPELKGKRLRGRLEGRVLKPYDDASAINGQGSTAKPIAWLTDPMDLQFLQIQGSGRIQLAGGRQLRVGYGDQNGYPYRPIGRWLVEQGELKKEDVTMGAISAWAKAHPQRIPELLASNPSYVFFSARPDSNEGPRGSLNVPLTAGYSVAVDRKVIPLGSLLWLSTTKPDGSPIARPVAAQDTGGAITGEVRADLFWGTGAAAGELAGNMKQQGQIWMLWPKGAALPQVPEVTTGS, encoded by the coding sequence ATGAATGTCACCTTCACCCCCTGGGCCCGCCGCCTGGCGTGGGCTCTGCCGATGATCGCGCTGCTGGCCGGCTGTGACGCGGGTAAAGAAACAGCCAAAGAGGCGCTCAAGCCTGAGCCCGCCAAACCTCACGCCGTTGCCACCTATGTCAGTGCGCCGTGGGAGGCGCTGCCTGCGGTATCCGACAGTGACTTGCTGGCCGGCTTTGAATCCTGGCGCAGCGCCTGCCAACGCCTCAAGGCCGACCCGATCTGGGGCGCGACCTGCGCGGCGGCGACAGGCGTGCCGGCGAACGCCTCGGCAGTGCGTGGTTTTCTCAAGGAGCAGTTGGACGTGTTCGGCCTGCGCTCGGCAGACAACACGCCAAACGGCTTGATCACCGGCTACTACGAACCGGTCTACCCCGGCAGCCTGACCCAGACGGCCAAGGCTCATGTGCCGGTATACGGCGTGCCGGATGACCTGATCATCGTCAACCTGGAAAGCATCTACCCCGAACTCAAGGGCAAGCGCCTGCGCGGCCGGCTCGAAGGTCGCGTGCTCAAGCCCTACGACGATGCCAGCGCGATCAACGGCCAAGGCTCGACCGCCAAGCCGATTGCCTGGCTGACCGATCCAATGGACCTGCAATTCCTGCAAATCCAGGGCTCGGGCCGTATCCAACTAGCCGGCGGGCGCCAACTGCGTGTGGGCTATGGCGACCAGAACGGCTACCCCTACCGCCCTATCGGCCGCTGGCTGGTGGAGCAAGGTGAACTGAAAAAAGAAGACGTGACCATGGGCGCCATCAGCGCCTGGGCCAAGGCCCATCCGCAGCGCATCCCGGAACTGTTGGCGAGCAACCCCAGCTACGTGTTCTTCAGCGCCCGCCCCGACAGCAACGAAGGCCCACGCGGCTCGTTGAACGTGCCGCTGACCGCCGGCTACAGCGTGGCGGTGGACCGCAAGGTGATTCCGTTGGGCAGTCTGTTGTGGCTATCGACCACCAAGCCGGATGGCTCGCCCATCGCCAGGCCCGTGGCCGCGCAGGACACCGGCGGTGCCATTACTGGCGAAGTGCGGGCGGACTTGTTCTGGGGCACCGGCGCGGCGGCAGGTGAGCTGGCGGGGAATATGAAGCAGCAGGGGCAGATCTGGATGTTGTGGCCCAAGGGCGCGGCATTGCCACAAGTGCCGGAAGTCACTACCGGGAGCTGA
- a CDS encoding cytochrome c, giving the protein MTFKRLTVVLLACLTLSACGGVDPNSPLGQRKAIFKQMLKTGEDLGGMLRGRIPFDGAKFAEGAVKLDALSHEPWKHFPSVREEDHTSAKDDVWQKQAQFLQLARDLEAATGELVTASQVQPYKASNLGPAVQKVEDACSACHKQFRDH; this is encoded by the coding sequence ATGACTTTTAAAAGACTGACCGTTGTATTGCTGGCCTGCCTGACACTGTCCGCCTGCGGCGGCGTCGATCCGAATTCGCCCCTGGGCCAGCGCAAGGCGATCTTCAAGCAGATGCTCAAGACCGGCGAAGACCTGGGTGGCATGTTGCGTGGGCGCATCCCGTTCGACGGCGCGAAATTCGCCGAAGGCGCGGTCAAGCTGGATGCGTTGTCCCATGAGCCCTGGAAACATTTCCCGAGCGTGCGTGAAGAAGATCACACCAGCGCCAAGGACGATGTCTGGCAGAAACAGGCGCAGTTTCTGCAACTGGCCCGCGACCTTGAAGCCGCCACCGGTGAATTGGTGACCGCCAGCCAGGTGCAGCCTTACAAGGCCAGCAACCTGGGGCCGGCGGTGCAGAAAGTCGAAGATGCCTGCAGCGCCTGCCATAAACAGTTCCGGGACCACTGA
- a CDS encoding MAPEG family protein, with the protein MTVAFWCVLIAIFLPYLCTGVAKFSGGKFGPRQNHDPRAFLETLDGFAKRAHNAQLNSFEVTPAFAAAVIIAHLAGTAELVTINVLAVLFITSRLLYIICYVADWAILRSLVWFAGMALIASFFFISI; encoded by the coding sequence ATGACGGTGGCCTTCTGGTGTGTGTTGATCGCAATTTTCCTGCCTTACCTGTGCACGGGGGTGGCCAAGTTCAGCGGCGGCAAGTTCGGGCCTCGGCAGAACCATGACCCGCGTGCGTTCCTGGAAACCCTCGATGGGTTCGCCAAACGCGCCCACAACGCTCAGCTCAACAGTTTTGAAGTCACCCCGGCGTTTGCGGCGGCGGTGATCATCGCGCACCTGGCCGGTACGGCGGAGTTGGTGACGATCAATGTGCTGGCGGTGTTGTTTATCACCAGTCGCCTGTTGTACATCATTTGTTATGTGGCGGACTGGGCGATCCTGCGTTCGCTGGTGTGGTTCGCGGGGATGGCGTTGATTGCGAGTTTCTTCTTTATCTCGATCTAA
- the metF gene encoding methylenetetrahydrofolate reductase [NAD(P)H] yields MSQDRRYSFEFFPTKTDAGHEKLMATAKQLASYNPDFFSCTYGAGGSTRDRTINTVLQLESEVKVPAAPHLSCVGDSKADLRGLLTQYKAAGIKRIVALRGDLPSGMGIASGELRYANDLVSFIREESGDHFHIEVAAYPEMHPQARNFEDDLQNFVRKANAGADSAITQYFFNADSYFYFVERVRAMGVNIPIVPGIMPITNYSKLARFSDACGAEIPRWVRKQLEAYGDDVKSIQAFGEQVISEMCERLLQGGAPGLHFYTLNQADPSLAIWNNLKLPR; encoded by the coding sequence ATGTCCCAAGACCGTCGCTACAGCTTCGAGTTCTTCCCGACCAAGACCGATGCTGGGCATGAAAAACTGATGGCGACTGCCAAGCAGTTGGCCAGCTACAACCCCGACTTCTTTTCCTGCACCTACGGCGCCGGCGGCTCGACCCGTGACCGCACGATCAACACCGTGTTGCAGCTGGAAAGCGAAGTCAAAGTTCCCGCCGCTCCGCACTTGTCGTGCGTGGGCGACAGCAAGGCCGACCTGCGCGGCCTGCTGACCCAATACAAGGCTGCCGGCATCAAGCGCATCGTCGCCCTGCGCGGTGACCTGCCGTCCGGCATGGGCATCGCCAGCGGCGAGCTGCGCTACGCCAATGACCTGGTGAGCTTCATCCGCGAAGAAAGCGGCGACCACTTCCATATCGAAGTGGCGGCCTACCCGGAGATGCACCCCCAGGCACGCAACTTCGAAGACGATTTGCAGAACTTCGTGCGCAAGGCCAACGCCGGCGCCGACAGCGCGATCACCCAGTACTTCTTCAACGCCGACAGCTACTTCTACTTCGTCGAGCGTGTACGGGCCATGGGTGTGAACATCCCGATCGTGCCGGGCATCATGCCGATCACCAACTACAGCAAGCTCGCGCGCTTCTCCGACGCCTGCGGCGCCGAGATCCCACGCTGGGTGCGCAAACAACTGGAAGCCTACGGCGACGACGTCAAAAGCATCCAGGCGTTCGGCGAGCAGGTCATCAGCGAAATGTGTGAACGTTTGTTGCAAGGTGGCGCGCCCGGCCTGCACTTCTATACCCTCAACCAGGCCGATCCTAGCCTGGCAATCTGGAACAACCTCAAGCTGCCCCGCTAA
- the ahcY gene encoding adenosylhomocysteinase, with translation MSAVNTPADFTDYKVADMSLAAWGRRETFIAESEMPALMGLRRKYAGEQPLKGAKILGCIHMTIQTAVLIETLVALGAEVRWSSCNIFSTQDQAAAAIAAAGIAVYAWKGETEEEYEWCLEQTILKDGAPWNANMILDDGGDLTELLHKKYPAILDRVHGVTEETTTGVHRLLDMLAKGELKIPAINVNDSVTKSKNDNKYGCRHSLNDAIKRGTDHLLSGKQALVIGYGDVGKGSSQSLRQEGMIVKVSEVDPICAMQACMDGFEVVSPFIDGQNDGTEASIDKALLGKIDLIVTTTGNVNVCDANMLKALKKRAVVCNIGHFDNEIDTAFMRKNWAWEEVKPQVHKVHRTGAGDFDPQNDDYLILLAEGRLVNLGNATGHPSRIMDGSFANQVLAQIFLFGQKYADLSPAQKAERLTVEVLPKKLDEEVALEMVRGFGGVVTQLTKTQADYIGVTVEGPFKPHAYRY, from the coding sequence ATGAGCGCTGTCAACACGCCTGCAGATTTCACCGACTACAAAGTCGCCGACATGTCCCTCGCTGCCTGGGGCCGTCGCGAAACCTTTATCGCCGAATCCGAAATGCCAGCCCTGATGGGTCTGCGTCGCAAATATGCCGGCGAGCAACCGCTCAAGGGCGCGAAGATCCTCGGCTGCATCCACATGACCATCCAGACTGCCGTGCTGATCGAAACCCTGGTTGCCCTGGGTGCCGAAGTGCGTTGGTCGTCCTGCAACATCTTCTCGACCCAAGACCAGGCCGCTGCTGCCATCGCCGCTGCCGGTATCGCGGTTTACGCCTGGAAAGGCGAGACCGAAGAAGAGTACGAGTGGTGCCTGGAGCAAACCATCCTCAAGGATGGCGCGCCTTGGAATGCCAACATGATCCTCGACGACGGCGGCGACCTGACCGAGCTGCTGCACAAGAAATACCCGGCGATCCTCGACCGCGTCCACGGCGTGACCGAAGAAACCACCACCGGCGTACACCGCCTGCTGGACATGCTGGCCAAGGGCGAGCTGAAAATCCCGGCCATCAACGTCAACGACTCGGTGACCAAGAGCAAGAACGACAACAAGTACGGCTGCCGTCACAGCCTGAACGACGCCATCAAGCGCGGCACCGACCACCTGCTGTCGGGCAAGCAAGCCCTGGTGATCGGCTACGGTGACGTGGGCAAGGGTTCGTCCCAGTCCCTGCGTCAGGAAGGCATGATCGTTAAAGTCTCCGAAGTTGACCCGATCTGCGCCATGCAAGCCTGCATGGACGGTTTCGAAGTGGTTTCGCCGTTCATCGACGGCCAGAACGACGGCACCGAAGCGAGCATCGACAAGGCCCTGCTGGGCAAGATCGACCTGATCGTGACCACCACCGGCAACGTCAATGTTTGCGACGCAAACATGCTCAAAGCCCTGAAGAAGCGCGCTGTTGTCTGCAACATCGGCCACTTCGACAACGAGATCGACACCGCTTTCATGCGCAAGAACTGGGCATGGGAAGAAGTGAAGCCACAGGTACACAAGGTTCACCGTACCGGTGCGGGCGATTTCGACCCACAGAACGACGACTACCTGATCCTGCTGGCCGAAGGCCGCCTGGTTAACCTGGGCAACGCCACTGGCCACCCTAGCCGCATCATGGACGGCTCGTTCGCCAACCAGGTACTGGCGCAGATCTTCCTGTTCGGCCAGAAATACGCCGACCTGTCGCCGGCCCAGAAAGCCGAGCGCCTGACCGTGGAAGTACTGCCGAAGAAACTCGACGAAGAAGTGGCCCTGGAAATGGTCCGCGGCTTCGGCGGCGTGGTGACTCAACTGACCAAGACCCAGGCCGACTACATCGGCGTGACCGTTGAAGGTCCGTTCAAGCCGCACGCTTACCGCTACTAA
- a CDS encoding cytochrome b yields MQLRNSPARYGWVSMVLHWGVALVVFGLFALGLWMVGLDYYSAWRKDAPDLHKSIGITLFAIMLVRIVWRLVSPPPPPLASYSRMTRLGAAFGHGFLYLGLFAVMIAGYLISTADGVGIPVFGLFEIPALVSGLPDQADTAGVVHLYLAWVLVVFAGLHGAAALKHHFIDRDVTLTRMLGRKA; encoded by the coding sequence ATGCAGTTACGCAATTCACCGGCCCGCTACGGCTGGGTCAGCATGGTTTTGCACTGGGGCGTCGCCCTGGTGGTGTTTGGCTTGTTCGCATTGGGTTTGTGGATGGTCGGCCTCGACTACTACAGCGCCTGGCGCAAAGACGCGCCGGACCTGCACAAGAGCATCGGTATCACACTGTTCGCCATCATGCTGGTGCGCATCGTCTGGCGCCTGGTCAGTCCGCCGCCGCCACCGCTGGCCAGCTACAGCCGCATGACCCGCCTGGGTGCCGCGTTTGGCCACGGGTTCCTGTATCTCGGGCTGTTTGCCGTGATGATCGCCGGTTACCTGATTTCCACCGCAGACGGTGTCGGTATCCCGGTGTTTGGCCTGTTTGAGATTCCTGCCTTGGTTTCCGGGCTACCGGACCAGGCAGATACCGCGGGCGTGGTGCACTTGTACCTCGCCTGGGTATTGGTGGTCTTCGCCGGGTTGCACGGCGCGGCTGCCCTGAAACACCACTTCATTGATCGTGATGTGACCCTGACGCGAATGCTGGGGCGCAAAGCCTGA
- a CDS encoding ABC transporter substrate-binding protein translates to MPVILKLATAALFTCLSLAAYGEKLRIVTEPWAPYVYDDQGSMRGLDYETTVIVFQRLGVDVDWQFLPWKRCLAMLDQGHADGALDIFHSHERDTQLLYPSEPLSEVEFVLFYANEHPHPANSLDDLRGLTVGTSPGYLYGGAFSESSLFNREPAPSHEANFGKLLLGRIDLVITDRRVGQHVIKALGLEGKVSQAPVVVSRQQQFLAVRRGAGMDLLVQRFAAELKRFKQEPAYIALSAKYGGFQAITASEHAVEQQESSAP, encoded by the coding sequence ATGCCCGTGATCCTGAAGCTTGCGACCGCTGCCCTTTTCACTTGCCTGAGCCTCGCGGCTTATGGCGAGAAACTGCGCATTGTCACCGAGCCCTGGGCGCCCTATGTCTACGATGACCAGGGCAGCATGCGCGGGCTGGACTACGAAACCACGGTGATCGTGTTCCAACGCCTGGGGGTCGATGTCGACTGGCAGTTCCTGCCCTGGAAGCGCTGCCTGGCGATGCTCGACCAAGGCCACGCCGACGGCGCGCTGGATATTTTCCACAGCCACGAGCGCGACACGCAGTTGCTCTACCCCAGCGAACCGCTGTCGGAAGTCGAGTTCGTGCTGTTCTACGCCAACGAACATCCTCATCCCGCCAACAGCCTCGACGACCTGCGCGGCCTCACCGTCGGCACTTCGCCGGGCTACCTGTATGGCGGTGCATTCAGCGAGTCCAGCTTGTTCAACCGCGAGCCGGCCCCCAGCCATGAAGCCAACTTCGGCAAATTGCTGCTGGGGCGCATCGATCTGGTGATTACCGATCGGCGCGTCGGCCAGCATGTGATCAAGGCGTTGGGCCTGGAGGGCAAGGTCAGCCAGGCGCCGGTGGTGGTCAGCCGCCAGCAGCAATTCCTCGCGGTGCGCCGTGGCGCCGGCATGGACCTGCTGGTGCAGCGCTTCGCCGCCGAACTCAAGCGTTTCAAGCAGGAGCCCGCATACATCGCCCTGAGCGCCAAATACGGTGGATTCCAAGCCATTACGGCCTCTGAACACGCCGTTGAGCAGCAGGAAAGCAGCGCGCCGTGA
- a CDS encoding acyl-CoA thioesterase — MNFHTRKWVKPEDLNPNGTLFGGSLLRWIDEEAAIYAIVQLGNQRVVTKYISEINFVSASRQGDIIELGITATEFGRTSITLTCEVRNKITRKSILTVEKMVFVNLGEDGLPAPHGRTEIKYVKDQFQDDSVSE, encoded by the coding sequence ATGAACTTCCACACCCGCAAATGGGTAAAACCCGAAGACCTCAACCCCAACGGCACCCTGTTCGGCGGCAGCCTGCTGCGCTGGATCGACGAAGAAGCGGCGATCTACGCGATCGTCCAACTGGGCAACCAGCGCGTGGTGACCAAGTACATCTCCGAAATCAACTTCGTCAGCGCCTCGCGCCAGGGCGACATCATCGAACTGGGCATCACCGCCACCGAGTTCGGCCGCACCTCCATCACCCTGACCTGCGAAGTGCGCAACAAGATCACACGCAAAAGCATCCTCACCGTGGAAAAAATGGTCTTCGTCAACCTCGGCGAAGACGGCTTGCCGGCGCCCCACGGGCGTACCGAGATCAAGTACGTGAAGGACCAGTTCCAGGACGACAGCGTCTCCGAGTAA
- a CDS encoding sodium:proton antiporter — protein MLELVAAFICLTTLLTYVNFRFIGLPPTIGVMVTALVFSLILQGLSFIGYPGLEERIQQLIGQIDFGDLLMNWMLSFLLFAGALHVNLSDLRSYRWPIGLLATFGVLIATVVIGSLAYYIFALFGWHVSFLYCLLFGALISPTDPIAVLGVLRTANASKPLKTTIVGESLFNDGTAVVVFTVLLGIAQLGETPTVGATAMLFAHEALGGVVFGGLIGYLVYLMIKSIEQHQIEVMLTLALVIGGSAMATELHVSAPIAMVVAGLIIGNLGRKLAMNDMTRRYLDGFWELLDDMLNALLFALIGMELLLLPFNWLHVFAASLLAVAILLSRLLTVAPAILLLRRWRTVPRGTIRILTWGGLRGGVSVALALALPLGPERDLLLSITYIVVLSSILLQGLSIGKLVKRVTRDDPQASAEPH, from the coding sequence ATGCTTGAACTTGTCGCCGCCTTCATCTGCCTCACCACCCTGCTCACCTATGTGAACTTCCGTTTTATCGGCCTGCCCCCCACCATCGGCGTGATGGTCACGGCCCTGGTGTTTTCCCTGATTCTGCAAGGCCTGAGCTTTATCGGCTACCCAGGCCTGGAAGAACGCATCCAGCAACTGATCGGCCAGATCGACTTCGGCGACCTGCTGATGAACTGGATGCTCTCGTTCCTGTTGTTCGCCGGCGCCTTGCACGTCAACCTGAGCGACCTGCGCAGCTACCGCTGGCCCATCGGCCTGCTGGCGACCTTCGGCGTGTTGATCGCCACCGTGGTGATCGGCAGCCTGGCGTATTACATCTTCGCCCTGTTTGGCTGGCACGTGAGCTTCCTCTACTGCCTGCTGTTCGGCGCACTGATCTCGCCCACCGACCCGATTGCGGTGCTGGGTGTGCTGCGTACCGCCAACGCCTCGAAACCTTTGAAAACCACCATCGTCGGCGAGTCGCTGTTCAACGACGGCACGGCGGTAGTGGTGTTTACCGTGTTACTGGGCATCGCGCAGTTGGGCGAGACGCCAACCGTGGGCGCCACAGCCATGCTATTCGCCCATGAAGCGCTGGGCGGCGTGGTGTTCGGCGGCCTGATCGGCTACCTCGTGTACCTGATGATCAAGAGCATCGAGCAGCACCAGATCGAGGTGATGCTGACCCTCGCCCTGGTGATCGGCGGTTCGGCAATGGCCACCGAACTGCACGTCTCCGCGCCGATTGCGATGGTGGTCGCGGGCCTGATCATTGGCAACCTGGGCCGCAAGCTGGCGATGAACGACATGACGCGCCGCTACCTCGACGGTTTCTGGGAATTGCTCGATGACATGCTCAACGCCCTGCTGTTCGCCTTGATCGGCATGGAGTTGCTGCTGTTGCCCTTCAACTGGCTGCATGTATTCGCCGCCAGCTTGCTCGCGGTGGCCATCCTGCTTTCGCGCCTGCTGACAGTGGCTCCGGCGATCTTGCTGCTGCGCCGCTGGCGAACGGTGCCGCGCGGTACCATCCGCATCCTCACGTGGGGCGGTCTGCGCGGCGGGGTATCGGTAGCGTTGGCCCTGGCCCTGCCGCTGGGTCCTGAGCGGGACCTGCTGCTGAGCATCACCTACATCGTGGTGCTGTCGTCGATCCTGTTGCAGGGCTTGAGCATCGGCAAGCTGGTCAAGCGCGTGACCCGCGATGACCCCCAGGCCAGCGCCGAGCCTCACTGA
- a CDS encoding YceI family protein — MLKKTLAALALGSALLSAGSAMAADYKIDKEGQHAFIDWKISHLGYSFIHGTFKDWDGTFSWDATKPEASKIAVDVKTASLWSNHAERDKHIASKDFLDVAKFADAKFVSTAVKSTGDKTADVTGDLTFHGVTKPVTFKATFNGEGKDPWGGERAGFNAKTTVNLNDFGIKGPGPSSQTVDLDISLEGVKQK; from the coding sequence ATGTTGAAAAAGACTCTCGCCGCTCTGGCACTTGGTTCTGCGCTGTTGTCCGCAGGTTCGGCGATGGCCGCTGACTACAAGATCGACAAGGAAGGCCAACACGCCTTCATCGATTGGAAAATCAGCCACCTGGGCTACAGCTTCATCCACGGTACTTTCAAGGACTGGGATGGTACGTTCAGCTGGGATGCCACCAAGCCTGAAGCCAGCAAGATCGCCGTCGATGTGAAAACCGCCAGCCTGTGGTCCAACCACGCTGAGCGTGACAAGCACATCGCCAGCAAAGACTTCCTGGACGTTGCCAAGTTCGCCGACGCCAAGTTCGTGTCTACCGCGGTTAAATCCACCGGCGACAAGACGGCCGACGTGACTGGCGACCTGACTTTCCACGGCGTGACCAAGCCTGTGACCTTCAAGGCTACCTTCAACGGTGAAGGCAAGGATCCATGGGGCGGCGAACGTGCTGGCTTCAACGCCAAGACCACCGTCAACCTGAACGACTTCGGCATCAAGGGCCCAGGTCCTTCTTCGCAGACCGTTGACCTGGACATCTCGCTGGAAGGTGTGAAGCAGAAGTAA
- a CDS encoding formate/nitrite transporter family protein: MATQTDGKTPNLSQEEQADVDKNQPPRAAVLHEIIRTQGDQELERNVAALWWSALAAGLTMGLSLMGMGLLNSRLPDGEEFKVIASFGYCAGFLAVILARQQLFTENTLTAVLPVMSKPTLANAGRLLRLWSVVLVGNLCGTLLVAYVMLHLPIFDTKTDLAFLEIGRKVMENDPGQMFAKGIVSGWMIATMVWMIPSMESAKLWIIILITYLMALGDFTHIVVGSAEVSYLVFAGELPWKDFWLVFAGPTLAGNIIGGSFIFALISHAQIRSESSLPNKKTADPRHPQPTRKDQ, encoded by the coding sequence ATGGCCACTCAAACAGACGGCAAGACCCCCAACCTGTCGCAGGAAGAACAGGCCGATGTGGACAAGAACCAGCCGCCTCGCGCGGCGGTTCTACATGAAATCATCCGGACCCAGGGCGACCAGGAGCTGGAGCGCAATGTGGCCGCGTTGTGGTGGTCTGCGCTCGCCGCCGGCCTGACCATGGGCCTGTCGCTGATGGGCATGGGCCTGCTCAACTCGCGCCTGCCGGACGGCGAGGAATTCAAGGTGATCGCCAGCTTCGGCTACTGCGCAGGTTTCCTCGCGGTGATTCTTGCGCGCCAGCAACTGTTCACCGAAAACACCCTGACCGCCGTGCTGCCGGTGATGAGCAAACCCACCCTGGCCAATGCCGGGCGCCTGTTGCGGCTGTGGTCGGTGGTGCTGGTGGGCAACCTGTGCGGCACCTTGCTGGTGGCCTACGTGATGCTGCACTTGCCGATCTTCGACACCAAGACCGACCTGGCCTTCCTTGAGATCGGGCGCAAGGTCATGGAGAACGATCCCGGGCAGATGTTTGCCAAGGGCATCGTCTCCGGCTGGATGATCGCGACCATGGTGTGGATGATCCCGTCGATGGAAAGCGCCAAGCTGTGGATCATCATCCTGATCACCTACCTCATGGCCTTGGGTGACTTCACCCACATCGTCGTCGGCTCTGCCGAAGTGTCCTACCTGGTGTTTGCCGGCGAATTGCCATGGAAAGACTTCTGGCTGGTGTTCGCCGGGCCGACGTTGGCGGGCAATATCATCGGTGGCAGTTTTATCTTTGCGCTTATCAGTCATGCGCAGATTCGTAGTGAAAGCAGCCTGCCGAACAAGAAGACTGCGGACCCGAGGCATCCGCAGCCGACTCGCAAGGATCAGTGA